The following DNA comes from bacterium.
CGCTCGGTTCCTATCCCCGCCGTTTAACAATTTCACAAATAAATCCGCAACCCTTTACAATCCCCTGGGGCCTTTGGTACAATACGCCTCCGCCAATGAGCAAAAGGGGTCGCCATGTACGCCGTCATCCGCACCGGCGGTAAACAGCACCGGGTCAGCGAGGGAGACCTCGTCCGCGTGGACCGCCTGGCCGGCGAAGTCGGCGAGAAGGTGGTCTTCGAGGAGGTCCTGTTCACCGGGGACAGCGAGACATTCCGCCACGGCGCGCCGGTTCTGGCCGGGGCGAAGGTTCTCGGCGA
Coding sequences within:
- the rplU gene encoding 50S ribosomal protein L21, with translation MYAVIRTGGKQHRVSEGDLVRVDRLAGEVGEKVVFEEVLFTGDSETFRHGAPVLAGAKVLGEIAIQGRSRKVKGIKFKKRKRYTLTFGHKQPYTWVRIKGLDLAPAKVAKPAPAEPEAV